From the genome of Natrinema marinum:
AGTTTCGTCGACGCTCGAGACGTCGCCGACGTCGCGGTCCGAGCGCTCCGCGAGGGGATTACCGGCGCGTACGACCTCACCGGTCCGGACGCGCTCTCGTACGCCGAGGTCTGTGCGGTGCTCTCGGCGACGCTCGAGCGCGAAGTAGAGTACACCGATCCATCGCTCCCCCGATTTCTCGTCTCGCGGTACCGCCTCGAGGGCGATCTCGCGAAGGCCGGCGTGATGGCTGCGATCTACACGACCGCTCGGCTCGGACTGGCGGCTCGAGTGACCGACGACGTTCGATCGCTCCTCGGCCGTCCGCCGACCGACTTTCGGGCGTTCGTCCGCGACAATCGCACGGTTTGGACGTAATCCGTCGACACAGGCCGCTGTACGCGGTTCGTAACAACCTCTTTCCCGGATCCGAACCGGCTATCGGGACCGTTTCGGTCCGTTCTCTCGAAGGAACGGCCCGGTCGCGTCCCGAGGACTCGGCAAGTCCTGCATAACTATTCCCCGTCCACCGCACCACCGACCTATGTGGCCCTGGGAACACGCGGTCGTCGGCTATCTCGCGTATTCTGTGTGCTGTCACCTCCTGTTTCGGGACTCACCCAGCGGACTCGAGGCGTTCGCCGTCGTGCTGGCGTCGACGCTCCCGGATCTGATCGACAAGCCCCTCGCGTGGGAGTTCGGCGTCTTCGACGCGGGGTATGCGATCGGCCACTCGGTGTTCTTCCTCGTTCCGCTCTCGATCACCGTCGGAACCATCGCGGCCGCGGCCGGCCGCCCGCGTACCGGCCTGGCTTTCGCCCTCGGGTCGCTGTTGCATCCCCCCGCCGACCTCCTCTACTCCTACCTTAGCCAGGGTATCGTCCAGGTGGAACTCATGCTCTGGCCGGTCGAAACTGTGGTGGGGCATCCTCCCAGTCGGGGATTCCTCGAGTCGTTCGAACTACTGTTCGGCCGCTATCTGTCGGAGCTCCTCGCTGGCGATGTCCCGACGTACGTCTGGATTCAGTTGGGATTAGCCGCCTTTGCCTTCCTGCTCTGGCTCTACGACGGTGCGCCCGTCCTTCGTGAATGCCTGCTGGGTGGCAAACGACTCCTTCCGGAGACGAACGGATCGCGCTCGAAGCACCGATAACCGCTTCGAGCGCTTTCGGTACGTTCAGTTTCGCCTTTGTCGGTCCGCAGAGGGGACTCATCGCCTGCGGCACAGCACGCGTCGACCCATTCGGCCGTCGCCGGTCGCCTCGCCTACCTTCGCCGGTCCAACGTTCGGATCTGCTCGGTCGAACCGTCCCGTTTCGACGAGTACGGTAATAGAGTCTTTCTCACAGCGAACGGTTCTCCCGGTTGAATGCCAACGATAGCCAATGGGGAGCCGAGACGACGGCCTTTTATAGAAACCCGGCTTTCGACACTAATGCGAACGACGTGGCGCACGCCGCCACGTTCCCTCCGGCCGTTCTCCGGCGCGGAGGCAGGAAATATTCCGTTTCCTCGTCACGACTGACTGTCGAATGGTCGGTCATCTCGAGGCCGTTCGGATCGATCGCGTCTGACGCCGGTTCTCGGCGTCCCAGTACGACGCCCTTATATACTCGGGCAGCGTACTTCAGGATACGCGAAAGTCCTCGCCGGATGCGATTTCCGGCGTGGAAACGATCCGACGCCCTTAAGTGTACGAGGGTCTTCGGATAAGAACGCGAACGCGTGATCGACGGCACGTTCGACTCGAGCCGTCATCCCGCTCTCGGACGGGAAGGGTTCGAAGGGGTTATGTACCCCAGATGGCCTACGAATACGTCCGAAGGAAATGAGGATCCTACCCCTGCGGTCCGCCGTACAGATGGGATCTGATGTTAGCCTTGGTAGTTCGGTGACGCCCGACCGGTCATCGCGACCGGCGACGTCGCCGAACGTGGACCATATAGCGAAGTGTGAGTGTGTACCTACATTCACCGCCAACCTCCCCGGCTCTGCCGGGGAAGAGCATTCCGGTTGATCCTGCCGGAGGTCATTGCTATTGGAGTCCGATTTAGCCATGCTAGTTGCACGAGTTTAGACTCGTAGCAGATAGCTCAGTAACACGTGGCCAAACTACCCTATGGATCCGAACAACCTCGGGAAACTGAGGCTAATTCGGAATACCGTTCACAGCCTGGAGTGGCGTGAACGCGAAACGCTCCGGCGCCATAGGATGTGGCTGCGGCCGATTAGGTAGACGGTGGGGTAACGGCCCACCGTGCCTGTAATCGGTACGGGTTGTGAGAGCAAGAGCCCGGAGACGGTATCTGAGACAAGATACCGGGCCCTACGGGGCGCAGCAGGCGCGAAACCTTTACACTGCACGAGAGTGCGATAAGGGGACTCCAAGTGCGAGGGCATATAGTCCTCGCTTTTCACCACCGTAAGGTGGTGGTGGAATAAGTGCTGGGCAAGACCGGTGCCAGCCGCCGCGGTAATACCGGCAGCACGAGTGATGACCGCTCTTATTGGGCCTAAAGCGTCCGTAGCTGGCCGCGCAAGTCCATCGGGAAATCCGCGCGCTTAACGCGTGGGCGTCCGGTGGAAACTGCGTGGCTTGGGACCGGAAGACCAGAGGGGTACGTCTGGGGTAGGAGTGAAATCCCGTAATCCTGGACGGACCACCGGTGGCGAAAGCGCCTCTGGAAGACGGATCCGACGGTGAGGGACGAAAGCTCGGGTCACGAACCGGATTAGATACCCGGGTAGTCCGAGCTGTAAACGATGTCTGCTAGGTGTGGCACTGGCTACGAGCCAGTGCTGTGCCGTAGGGAAGCCGTGAAGCAGACCGCCTGGGAAGTACGTCCGCAAGGATGAAACTTAAAGGAATTGGCGGGGGAGCACTACAACCGGAGGAGCCTGCGGTTTAATTGGACTCAACGCCGGACATCTCACCAGCATCGACAATGTGCTGTGAAGGTCAGGTTGATGACCTTACTGGAGCCATTGAGAGGAGGTGCATGGCCGCCGTCAGCTCGTACCGTGAGGCGTCCTGTTAAGTCAGGCAACGAGCGAGACCCGCACTCCTAATTGCCAGCAACACCCTTGCGGTGGTTGGGTACATTAGGAGGACTGCCAGTGCCAAACTGGAGGAAGGAACGGGCAACGGTAGGTCAGTATGCCCCGAATGTGCTGGGCGACACGCGGGCTACAATGGCCGAGACAGTGGGACGCAACCCCGAAAGGGGGCGCTAATCTCCGAAACTCGGTCGTAGTTCGGATTGAGGACTGAAACTCGTCCTCATGAAGCTGGATTCGGTAGTAATCGCCGTTCAGAAGACGGCGGTGAATACGTCCCTGCTCCTTGCACACACCGCCCGTCAAAGCACCCGAGTGGGGTCCGGATGAGGCCGACGTAACGTCGGTCGAATCTGGGCTCCGCAAGGGGGCTTAAGTCGTAACAAGGTAGCCGTAGGGGAATCTGCGGCTGGATCACCTCCACAGACCGGGACTGGGGCGATGCCCCAGCCCACACGGTTCGCGTTCGATCGACCACGTCGTCCGACCGGCCGATCGGGCACCTTTGAACTACCAAGGCTAACACTAGATGTCCCATCGCGTCCAAGCGCGATGGGAGTGGGCCCATAGCTCAGTGGGAGAGTGCCTCCTTTGCAAGGAGGATGCCCAGGGTTCGAATCCCTGTGGGTCCATCACTCGGTGGAAATCTCGGATCGTGCCCCTTAAGTGGGGCAAGGCCCGACGATTGAATCCGAACGAAACCGATGCACCAGCCCGTGTAAACGTGGCTGGGAAGGGTTAATGCAGGCCGGCCGTCTACCGGCGTGCAAATGAGACCGTGTGTACGTGTAGTCCAGGCGTCCACTGGACCCGTTCCCGGGTCACGATGTTGCACTTCGGTGCAACGCCGATCCGATGAACGTGGCTACTGTGCCAGCTGGTGGATCGCTCGGCTTGAGAGCTGAAGAAGGACGTGCCAAGCTGCGATAAGCCTATGGGAGCCGCACGGAGGCAAAGAACATAGGATCTCCGAATGGGAATCCCCACCGCAATTGCTTCGCGCAATGGGGAACGTCGAGAATTGAAACATCTTAGTATCGACAGGAAAAGAAAACGAATGTGATGTCGTTAGTAATGGCGAATGAACGCGATACAGTCCAAACCGAAGCCTTCGGGCAATGTGGTGTTCGGACTGACGATCACTTCCCGAACCGCGACACGAAGTCTCTTGGAATAGAGCACGAGACAGGGTGACAGTCCCGTACTGTCGATTAGTAAGGAACGAGTCAGCTCCAGAGTAGCGGGGGTTGGATATCCCTCGTGAATTTCGCGGGCATCGACCGCGAAGACTAAACACTCCTCAAGACCGATAGCGAACAAGTAGCGTGAGCGAACGCTGAAAAGCACCCCAAGAAGGGAGGTGCAATAGGGCGTGAAATCAGTTGGCGATGGAGCGACAGGGCATAGAAGGTCCCGGACAAAACGAACCAGGCGCGAGCCTCAAGTAGGAAGTTTGGGAAGCCGATGTTCTGTCGTACGTTTTGAAAAACGAACCAGGGAGTGTGCCTGTTTGACGAGTCTAACTCGATTATCGAGGAAGGCGAAGGGAAACCGACATGGCCGCAGTCTTACGACGAGGGCCGCCGTGTTCAAGCGCGGGGAGTCAAACGGGCACGACCCGAAACCGGACGATCTACGCAAGGGCAAGGTGAAGCGTGCCGAAAGGCACGTGGAGGCCTGTTAGAGTTGGTGTCCTACAATACCCTCTCGTGACCTTTGTGTAGGGGTGAAAGGCCCATCGAGTCCGGAAACAGCTGGTTCCAACCGAAACATGTCGAAGCATGACCTCTGCCGAGGTAGTTCGTGGGGTAGAGCGACGGATTGGGGGACCGCACTCCGAGAGGAGTGCGCCCCCCTGTCCAACTCCGAACCTACGAACGCCGTTTGACGCAGGGAGTCCGGTGCGCGGGGTAAGCCTGTGTACCGTGAGGGAGACAACCCAGAGCTGGGTTAAGGTCCCCAAGTGTGGATTAAGTGCGATCGAAGGTGGTCTCAAGCCCTAGACAGCCGGGAGGTGAGCTTAGAAGCAGCTACCCTCTAAGAAAAGCGTAACAGCTTACCGGCCGAGGTTTGAGGCGCCCAAAATGATCGGGGCTCAAATCCACCACCGAGACCTAGCAGTGCGGATCAAACCGCAATCTTGTAGGTTGGCGTTCTGTTCGGGTGGAAGCACGGCTGAGAAGTCGTGTGGACCGTTCAGTAACGAAAATCCTGGTCATAGTAGCAGCGTTAGTCGGGTTAGAACCCCGACGGCCGAACGAGTAAGGGTTCCTCAGCAATGCTAATCAGCTGAGGGTTAGCCGGTCCTAAGTCAGCCCGTAAGTCGAAGCTGACAACAGGGAAATAGGTTAATATTCCTATGCCAGTGTGCACTCAAAGCCGACGCTTTGGGGCCGCCTCTGCCGGGCCTTCGCCCGGTCGAACAGTCGAAATTCGTGGAAGCCGTAATGGCACGAAGCGAACGAATGGCTGGATAGCGTAAGAGAGGCCAACCTAGAGCCCGTGAAAAGGCAAGCACACTGTCCGTACCGAGATCCGACACAGGTACTCGTGGCGGCGAAAGCCAAGGTCTGTCGGGAGTAACCGACGTTAGGGAATTCGGCAAGTTAGTCCCGTACGTTCGCAATAAGGGATGCCTGCCCCGCGAAGGGGCAGGTCGCAGTGACTCGGGCGCTCCGACTGTCTAGTAACAACATAGGTGACCGCAAATCCGCAAGGACTCGTACGGTCACTGAATCCTGCCCAGTGCAGGTATCTGAACACCCCGTACAAGGGGACGAAGGACCTGTTAACGGCGGGGGTAACTATGACCCTCTTAAGGTAGCGTAGTACCTTGCCGCTTCAGTAGCGGCTTGCATGAATGGATCAACGAGAGCGCCACTGTCCCAACGTTGGGCCCGGTGAACTGTACGTTCCAGTGCGGAGTCTGGAGACCCCCAAGGGGAAGCGAAGACCCTATAGAGCTTTACTGCAGGCTGTCACTGAGACGTGGTCGCCATTGTGCAGCATAGGTAGGAGCCGTTACACAGGTACCCGCGCTAGCGGGCCACCGAGGCAGCATTGAAATACTACCCGATGGTGACTGCGACTCTCACTCCTGGCGGAGGACACTGGTAGCCGGGCAGTTTGACTGGGGCGGTACGCGCCTGAAAAGATATCGGGCGCGCCCCAAGATTTCCTCACTCGGGTCGGAGACCCGAGGAAGAGCGCAAGAGCAAAAGGAAGTCTGACAGTGTCCGGCACAACGACGGACGCTGACGCGAAAGCGTGGTCTAGCGAACCAATTAGGCTGCTTGATGCGGCCAATTGCTGACAGAAAAGCTACCTTAGGGATAACAGAGTCGTCACCCGCAAGAGCACATATCGACCGGGTGGCTTGCTACCTCGATGTCGGTTCCCTCCATCCTGCCCGTGCAGAAGCGGGCAAGGGTGAGGTTGTTCGCCTATTAAAGGAGGTCGTGAGCTGGGTTTAGACCGTCGTGAGACAGGTCGGCTGCTATCTATTGGGGGTGTTACGGTATCTGACGGGAACGTTCGTATAGTACGAGAGGAACTACGAATGGGTGCCACTGGTGTACCAGTTGTTCGAAAGAGCACGTGCTGGGCAGCCACGCACCACGGGGTAAGAGCTGAACGCATCTAAGCTCGAAACCCACCTGAAAAAGAGATACCACCGAGATCACTCGTAGAAGACGAGTTCGATAGACTCGGGGTGTACGCGCCAAGGCAACGAGGCGTTGAGCCCGCGAGCACTAACCGATCGAGCCACACACTCATACTACATCGCATTGGATCCGTGACGCGAGAACGGGTCCGGACGCAAACTGGACTACACGTACATGACGGTCAGACACCACCGATATTGGCATGATCGCGGTTCGATTCCGTGAATCGGCGTTAAGGCGGCCACAGCGGCGAGGTTCCTCCCGTACCCATCCCGAACACGGAAGATAAGCTCGCCTGCGTTTCGGTCAGTACTGGAGTGCGCGAGCCTCTGGGAAATCTGATTCGCCGCCGACCACTCATACTTCATTTCAAGCCTCACAGCGTCGCGGTTAGCGCTGTGGGGCTTTTTGCAGTTTTATACAGCTGCAGCTCAAGCTCGGTGAATCGGTTCACGGTTTGCTTCCACAATCGACAACCAAATATTTTTGGAGCCGAGCTTATCCTGTTATCTCTGAAAAAGTAAAACATGGATACAGAGGTAGACCCGTCCGATCTCGACGTTATCTATGGATTACTGTCCGATTCGGACCGACGATACGTTCTGTATTACTTCCTCGAGAACGAACGGAGCACTATCGACCG
Proteins encoded in this window:
- a CDS encoding metal-dependent hydrolase is translated as MWPWEHAVVGYLAYSVCCHLLFRDSPSGLEAFAVVLASTLPDLIDKPLAWEFGVFDAGYAIGHSVFFLVPLSITVGTIAAAAGRPRTGLAFALGSLLHPPADLLYSYLSQGIVQVELMLWPVETVVGHPPSRGFLESFELLFGRYLSELLAGDVPTYVWIQLGLAAFAFLLWLYDGAPVLRECLLGGKRLLPETNGSRSKHR